The Bos indicus x Bos taurus breed Angus x Brahman F1 hybrid chromosome 15, Bos_hybrid_MaternalHap_v2.0, whole genome shotgun sequence genome includes a window with the following:
- the KBTBD3 gene encoding kelch repeat and BTB domain-containing protein 3 isoform X1 codes for MDNSYNFNQKGSCNGIPSEKKNNFLVSEDHGQKILSILQNFREQNIFYDFKIIMKDETIPCHRCVLAACSDFFRAMFEVNMKERDGGSVTITNLSSKAVKAFLDYAYTGKTKITDDNVEMFFQLSSFLQVSFLSKACSDFLIKSINLVNCLQLLSISDSYGSARLFDHALYFVQHHFSLLFKSSDFLEMNFGVLQKCLESDELNVPEEETVLKVVLSWTKHNLESRQKHLPYLIKKVRLCQLSEETLQDCLLNEECLLKSTNCFDIIMDAIKCVQGSGGLFPDARPSTTEKYIFVHKTEENGEAQYTFCYNIKSDSWKILPQSHLIDLPGSSLSSYGEKIFLTGGCKGPCCRTVRLHIAESYHDATDQTWCYCPVKNDFFLVSTMKTPRTMHTSVMALNKLFVIGGKTRGSQDIKSLLDVESYNPLSKEWVSVSPLPRGIYYPEASACQNVIYVLGSEVEITDAFNPSLDCFFNYNATTDQWSELVAEFGQFFHATLIKAVPVNCTLYICDLSTYKVYSFCPDTCVWKGEGSFECAGFNAGAVGIEDKIYILGGDYAPDEITDEVQVYHSSRSEWEEVSPMPRALTEFYCQVIQFNKYRDPWFSNHF; via the exons ATGGATAATTCATATAATTTCAATCAAAAAGGCTCATGTAATGGAATTCCATCTGAGAAGAAAAACAACTTCCTTGTGTCAGAAGATCATGGACAGAAAATCTTAAGTATACTACAGAATTTTCGAGAACAAAATATCTTTtatgatttcaaaataatcatGAAAGATGAAACAATCCCATGTCATCGTTGTGTGTTAGCAGCATGCAGTGACTTTTTCAG GGCTATGTTTGAAGTAAACATGAAAGAAAGAGATGGTGGAAGTGTTACCATTACTAATTTGTCCTCCAAAGCAGTAAAAGCATTTCTTGATTATGCCTATACtggaaaaacaaagataacaGATGATAATGTGGAAATGTTCTTCCAGTTGTCATCATTTCTTCAAGTTTCCTTCCTATCCAAAGCTTGCAGtgactttttaataaaaagtattaaTCTTGTCAATTGTTTACAATTATTATCTATATCAGATAGCTATGGCTCTGCCCGTTTGTTTGACCATGCTTTATACTTTGTACAACAtcacttttctttattatttaaatccAGTGATTTCTTAGAGATGAATTTTGGAGTATTGCAAAAGTGTTTGGAATCAGATGAATTAAATGTTCCTGAAGAAGAAACTGTACTGAAAGTTGTCCTTAGTTGGACTAAACATAACTTAGAATCAAGGCAAAAACATCTgccttatttaattaaaaaagtaagaTTATGTCAGTTATCTGAGGAGACACTTCAAGATTGTCTACTCAATGAAGAGTGTTTACTCAAAAGCACAAACTGTTTTGACATAATCATGGATGCAATTAAGTGTGTGCAAGGTTCTGGTGGACTTTTCCCTGATGCTCGACCATCCAcaactgaaaaatacatatttgttcacaaaactgaggaaaatggagaagctcaataTACGTTTTGCTATAATATTAAAAGTGATTCATGGAAGATACTGCCACAGTCACACCTGATTGATTTGCCAGGATCTAGTCTGTCTAGTTATGGGGAGAAAATATTCTTGACAGGTGGTTGCAAAGGGCCATGTTGTAGAACAGTTCGGCTTCATATTGCAGAATCATATCATGATGCCACTGATCAAACCTGGTGCTACTGTCCAgtcaaaaatgattttttcctGGTATCAACTATGAAAACACCAAGAACCATGCATACATCAGTTATGGCTCTCAATAAATTATTTGTCATAGGTGGAAAAACTAGAGGATCTCAGGACATTAAAAGTCTCTTAGATGTTGAATCTTACAATCCTCTTTCCAAAGAATGGGTGTCTGTTAGCCCATTACCCAGGGGCATATACTATCCTGAAGCAAGTGCATGCCAAAATGTAATTTATGTTCTTGGATCAGAGGTAGAAATTACAGATGCTTTTAACCCATCACTTGATTGCTTTTTCAACTACAATGCTACAACTGATCAGTGGTCTGAACTAGTGGCAGAATTCGGGCAGTTTTTTCATGCAACACTAATTAAAGCTGTCCCAGTAAACTGCACACTCTATATATGTGACCTTTCCACTTATAAAGTTTATAGTTTTTGTCCAGATACTTGTGTTTGGAAGGGTGAAGGATCTTTTGAATGTGCAGGCTTCAATGCAGGTGCGGTTGGAATTgaagataaaatttatatattaggTGGTGATTATGCACCAGATGAAATCACAGATGAAGTTCAAGTCTA
- the KBTBD3 gene encoding kelch repeat and BTB domain-containing protein 3 isoform X2, whose translation MSSDSTSFFPLPFEFSFSSKELFFCSLILHITSSLEEAVQYNRAMFEVNMKERDGGSVTITNLSSKAVKAFLDYAYTGKTKITDDNVEMFFQLSSFLQVSFLSKACSDFLIKSINLVNCLQLLSISDSYGSARLFDHALYFVQHHFSLLFKSSDFLEMNFGVLQKCLESDELNVPEEETVLKVVLSWTKHNLESRQKHLPYLIKKVRLCQLSEETLQDCLLNEECLLKSTNCFDIIMDAIKCVQGSGGLFPDARPSTTEKYIFVHKTEENGEAQYTFCYNIKSDSWKILPQSHLIDLPGSSLSSYGEKIFLTGGCKGPCCRTVRLHIAESYHDATDQTWCYCPVKNDFFLVSTMKTPRTMHTSVMALNKLFVIGGKTRGSQDIKSLLDVESYNPLSKEWVSVSPLPRGIYYPEASACQNVIYVLGSEVEITDAFNPSLDCFFNYNATTDQWSELVAEFGQFFHATLIKAVPVNCTLYICDLSTYKVYSFCPDTCVWKGEGSFECAGFNAGAVGIEDKIYILGGDYAPDEITDEVQVYHSSRSEWEEVSPMPRALTEFYCQVIQFNKYRDPWFSNHF comes from the exons ATGTCTTCAG ATTCCACTAGTTTCTTTCCACTTCCCTTTGaattcagtttttcttccaaggaactcTTTTTTTGTTCCCTTATCCTTCATATCACCTCTTCATTAGAGGAAGCAGTACAGTATAATAG GGCTATGTTTGAAGTAAACATGAAAGAAAGAGATGGTGGAAGTGTTACCATTACTAATTTGTCCTCCAAAGCAGTAAAAGCATTTCTTGATTATGCCTATACtggaaaaacaaagataacaGATGATAATGTGGAAATGTTCTTCCAGTTGTCATCATTTCTTCAAGTTTCCTTCCTATCCAAAGCTTGCAGtgactttttaataaaaagtattaaTCTTGTCAATTGTTTACAATTATTATCTATATCAGATAGCTATGGCTCTGCCCGTTTGTTTGACCATGCTTTATACTTTGTACAACAtcacttttctttattatttaaatccAGTGATTTCTTAGAGATGAATTTTGGAGTATTGCAAAAGTGTTTGGAATCAGATGAATTAAATGTTCCTGAAGAAGAAACTGTACTGAAAGTTGTCCTTAGTTGGACTAAACATAACTTAGAATCAAGGCAAAAACATCTgccttatttaattaaaaaagtaagaTTATGTCAGTTATCTGAGGAGACACTTCAAGATTGTCTACTCAATGAAGAGTGTTTACTCAAAAGCACAAACTGTTTTGACATAATCATGGATGCAATTAAGTGTGTGCAAGGTTCTGGTGGACTTTTCCCTGATGCTCGACCATCCAcaactgaaaaatacatatttgttcacaaaactgaggaaaatggagaagctcaataTACGTTTTGCTATAATATTAAAAGTGATTCATGGAAGATACTGCCACAGTCACACCTGATTGATTTGCCAGGATCTAGTCTGTCTAGTTATGGGGAGAAAATATTCTTGACAGGTGGTTGCAAAGGGCCATGTTGTAGAACAGTTCGGCTTCATATTGCAGAATCATATCATGATGCCACTGATCAAACCTGGTGCTACTGTCCAgtcaaaaatgattttttcctGGTATCAACTATGAAAACACCAAGAACCATGCATACATCAGTTATGGCTCTCAATAAATTATTTGTCATAGGTGGAAAAACTAGAGGATCTCAGGACATTAAAAGTCTCTTAGATGTTGAATCTTACAATCCTCTTTCCAAAGAATGGGTGTCTGTTAGCCCATTACCCAGGGGCATATACTATCCTGAAGCAAGTGCATGCCAAAATGTAATTTATGTTCTTGGATCAGAGGTAGAAATTACAGATGCTTTTAACCCATCACTTGATTGCTTTTTCAACTACAATGCTACAACTGATCAGTGGTCTGAACTAGTGGCAGAATTCGGGCAGTTTTTTCATGCAACACTAATTAAAGCTGTCCCAGTAAACTGCACACTCTATATATGTGACCTTTCCACTTATAAAGTTTATAGTTTTTGTCCAGATACTTGTGTTTGGAAGGGTGAAGGATCTTTTGAATGTGCAGGCTTCAATGCAGGTGCGGTTGGAATTgaagataaaatttatatattaggTGGTGATTATGCACCAGATGAAATCACAGATGAAGTTCAAGTCTA